The following DNA comes from Nitrogeniibacter aestuarii.
CACGCTGACACACTTCGTCCACGCCCGTGGCCTGGAAGCTGCGCTCCCAGATCAGGTCAGAGGCGGTGTGGACCAGTCGGTCCCGGGTATCCAGTGTTTGCGCGGCGCTCATGGCTTTTCCGGTGGGGTTTTCATGGGTGTAAGCCTATTGCCAGTTGACCGGTCTGTCAATTGAAGCTAGCTTGTTGACTGACCGGTCAAATACAAGCTTCTTCCCGAGCTTCTTTTTCCCCCTATGCAACCTACTGGAGCACCCCATGAGCCTTTTCACTCAACACACCGAAGCCACCGCCCCCGCCGAATCCGCTGCCATTCTTGCGCAGGTGAAAGCCCGCTACGGCTTCATCCCCAATCTGGCGGCCTACCTGGCCGAATCGCCTGCTGCACTCGGTGCCGTGCTGAGCCTGGCCGGCGCGGTCGACAAGAGCAGCCTCACCCCGCAGGAGCAGCAGATCGTCCAGCTCACCATCAGCGTTCTCAATGGATGCGGCTACTGCAAGACCGCACATACCGGCATGGGCAAGATGGCCGGCGTCGATGAAGCCACCATCAATGCCATCGTCGGCCTCACGCCGCTGCCCGATGCACGCCTGAACGCCCTGCGCGACTTCGTCCAGAAAGTGGTCGAGGAGCGCGGCTGGGTCAGTGAGGCCGAGGTCCGCACCTTCATGGCCGCCGGTTACACCCGCGCCCATGTCTTCGATGTCGTCCTGGCCGTCGCCAACAAGGTGCTGACCAACTACACGAACCACATCGTCGGCACGCTGGTGAACGAAGAATTCGTTGCCATGGCCGAGGGCCGGATCGCCGCCTGATTCCCGATTGTCACCGCCGTTGCCGGCGCTCACTGCCTACGGGCGCCGGCCTTTTTCTGCTGCAGGAGCCCCTCATGAGCCTCAACACCACATCACGCCCGCGCGTGTTTTCCATCCCGGCGGCGCAGCCCGTCCCCTGCCCCGAATGTGGCGCCACGACCCTGGAAGTGGCGCGCGGGCGCTTCGGCCCGATCCGTCAATGTTCAAGCCCCTTCTGTGCCTACTGGTGGTCGCCGCCTCCCGACGCCCCCCAGAGCGCCAAAACCGATCGCTAACCCCCACTCGTCCACACCGGAGGTCATCCACATGCCCTACGTCAACATCAAGATCACCCGCGACGGCGCCACGCCAGAACAGAAAGCCGAACTGATCGACGGCGTCACCCAGCTGCTCCAGCGCGTTCTGGACAAGAACCCCGCGACCACCATGGTGGTCATCGACGAGGTGGACCCCGACAACTGGGGCATCGGCGGCGAATCCATCTCCATGCGCCGCGCGAACACGCGTTGACACCCACGCGCACAAACACACGCTCATGAGCCCGACGTTGACTCCCCATGCCAGCTTGATAAGCTAGCCGGCGTTTTCAGGTGCTTGCGCGTGTCGGCCATGTGCGAGTGAAACGGGAAACGGGTGCGCTCATCGAGCAATGCCCGTACTGCCCCCGCAACGGTAGGCAGATTCAGCCCCTTCCGCCCGGCCTCCCCGGCCCGGCAGCCACTGCGTTCAAACGTGGGAAGGCGAAGGTGGCGGTCGAACCGGTGTTTCACCGGCTATTCGACGATCTGTGAGTCCGGAGACCGGCCTGAGACCCAGGAGAAAGTCATCCAGGCGGGGCGCCGTGGACACGATCGTGCCATCCCCTTTCCCGGCGGCTTTCATCGAAAACCCAATGATGTCCGGGCGGGTGCGCGCGGGCGGGATGGTCTCTCATGTCTTCGATGTTGCGCTCGTGTGGCGTCCTCTGGCAGTGCCTGTGTCTGGCGCTGTGTCTGCTTTCCTTGGCGCCACGGGCCCACGCGGACGATCTTGGCGTACTGGCCATCGTCTCAGACCGCTCGGCCGCCACGGTGGTCGCCGGCGCACACCAGTTGCTCGACGCGCGCCCCGCCCAAGGCGTTCAGGTGCGCTCGCTCTCGCAACTGGCCCGCATGGACGACGCACAGCTTCAGGCGCTTGTCGCCAGGCACGATGCCGTGCTGATGCTGGCGGTGTTTGGCGAGTCCGTCGAACGACTGCTCGCGCTCAAGTACCGGAAGGACCAGTTGCGCTTCGTGTTGCACAGCGACCGTCGCCTGCTCCCCTTGCAGCACGACCGCTACGGCAACATCTTTGCAAGCGGGCTACCGGCACAGGTTGTCGACGAAAAGATGGCGCTGTTCTCGCCAGAAGCACTCGCCGCCGCCAGGACGCAGTACCCGCAGTACGCGCACTGGCTGCAGGCCCGGGCCTACTGGATCAACCGATCTGCCGACAATGCGGCCAGCTTGCTCAACATGATCTCCAGCGGCGGCGAGCGACAGGCACCGGTGAGACCGGTGCCGCCGGTGCGCTATGCACTCCACGGCGATCACGGCCCGCGCTGGCTGAGCGCGCCTGAACTGCTCGGGCAGGCCGACCCGGCACGCCCCACCCTGTGGCTGCTCGATCACGACACCGGCGATCTGTCCGGCGAATGGGCGCTGCACGAGCGCCTGTGCGACGGCCGGCCGTGGCAATGCATTTCGGTGCTGGCGGCCTGGGGCGAACCGAGCCTGGAGGCCATTCACACCATGACGCGCTTCAGGGCGACGGCAAAAAGCGCGATGGCTGTCGTCGCCGTGCAGGATTTCGTGATCGGTGGCGGCGAGCATCGCGAAGACGTCACCGCCTTGCTGACGCAACTGGACGTGCCCGTGCTCAAGGCCCTGCGCCAACGCGAACTCACCGAGGCCGAATGGCGTCTGTCGAACGAAGGCGTGCCCGCCGAAAAGGTGCACTACCGCCTGGCCATGCCCGAGTTGCAGGGCATCAGCCAGCCACAGGTGCTGGCGGTCTCCGAACCCGAGCGGCTCGATGAGCGCACGGGTGCGAGCGTGGCGATGAGTCATGTGATCGATGGCGAAGTCGAACGC
Coding sequences within:
- a CDS encoding carboxymuconolactone decarboxylase family protein, which encodes MSLFTQHTEATAPAESAAILAQVKARYGFIPNLAAYLAESPAALGAVLSLAGAVDKSSLTPQEQQIVQLTISVLNGCGYCKTAHTGMGKMAGVDEATINAIVGLTPLPDARLNALRDFVQKVVEERGWVSEAEVRTFMAAGYTRAHVFDVVLAVANKVLTNYTNHIVGTLVNEEFVAMAEGRIAA
- a CDS encoding tautomerase family protein — encoded protein: MPYVNIKITRDGATPEQKAELIDGVTQLLQRVLDKNPATTMVVIDEVDPDNWGIGGESISMRRANTR